CGGGAGCCCGCCCACCTGGTGCAGGTTGCTGATCAGAGGTAGGTCCCAACTCCCAAGGCGCTGGAGGCAAGAGCCGCGCgttccggccggcggcgctggccttGCTAAGGTAGAAGAAGCCaacgaggaggagagggaggaggaaaagCAGGGAGAGAACTCCATCAATATCTAACGAAGACTAAGTGCTGAAGTTCGGCTGGTCTGACGTTGGATTATCTCGACTTATTTCCTCTTATataatactattcattctactaGCTGAATCctattcattctaccagccGAACAATCTCTAAACAGAGTGAGGGAGAGGACAGGGGCATTTTGGTCATCTTCGCTAGTTGGGCCCACATGCCAGGGTATGTTAACGGTGTAAACTGGATGGAGGTGTACGGAAGGGTATACGGGTAAAAAAAAGATTGGTGGCAGGACATATACATGCGAGTAAATTTTTTAAAGATATAGATGTCAAGAGcaattttcataaaaatatagagGTTAAAGACAGTTGAACAACAGTCAACAGGAGAGCATGGCTCCACCATCTCTGCCCCTTCGCTCGTGTCTTTTTTAAGGACTTCGGAAGGCGCGGCTTGTGTCTAccagggttaacaatttcggcgaaaatttcgccgaaatttcggaaaatttcccgtttccgctagttaccgggattcgaaatttcggtatttttcggaaaatttcgttttcaaattcaaaattcaacaaatttcgaccgaaattcatcgaaattcgccgaaatttaccgaaatttcggaacgaaatttcgtttccgataaacaccgggatttgaccggaaaacgaaatggttaaccctggtgTCTACGGCCTTcctgctccctctccctctccctctccctctcctccggaGGTCCATGCAGACAGCCATGAAGAAGCTCACGGCACCGGTGGTAGTgctagccgcggcggcggcggcagcagctcaTGTCCTGCTGCTGACTCTGCCGGCGGCGCAATGCTACTGGCTCAACCCGGAGATCTACGACGCCGGCGGGCTCAGCCGCCGCGCGTTCCCGGAGGGGTTCGTCTTCGGGACGGCCGCGTCGGCGTACCAGGTCGAGGGGATGGCCAAGCAGGGAGGCCGGGGGGCCAGCATCTGGGACGCCTTCATCGAGGTACCAGGTAAGAAGTTGCAGAGTAGTTTACCGTGTATCGAGAAGAAATAATGGTGATACTGTCATACTGATACTTGGAATTGCTGTGTTCTTGTTGGCAAAAAGGGACGATCCCTAACAATGCCACGGCTGATGTTACGGTGGACGAGTATCATCGGTACAAGGTGTGTCATACGCTGTATGGGCGTTCTGAATTTCTGATTACTGTGGTTTTGTGGTGTCCTTGTGTGATGCCTGATAGATGCTCTTTGAGGTGTAGGAAGATGTGAACATAATGAAGAACATGGGATTTGATGCGTACCGGTTTTCGATCTCTTGGTCTAGGATTTTCCCAAGTAAGTGTGCTCCATTTTTACAATTTTGTTGGGTCAAGGGAATTTGTGATGTGGAATTTTGTATAAAATTTAGATGGAACTGGTAAGGTGAACCGGGAAGGAGTGAATTACTACAACAGGCTCATAGATTACATGATTCAGCAAGGTAAATTTCTCAACTGCCTTGACTAATAACCTTATAAAGAAAGCAATCTTCGTGTCAGATTTATTACTTGTTTATGATTCCTAAAGAAAAGATTTTTGgcctacttttttttttcaaaaaaatgacTGATCTGTTGCTATGTCAGGAATCACCCCATATGCAAACCTCTACCACTATGATCTCCCATTGGCACTCCATGAGCAGTACCTTGGCTGGCTTAGCCCAAAGATTGTGTAAGAAGTTCAAACTAGGAACTGGGATATAATATTTCAACTCATTCATTCGTGTGACTGACACAACTGTATATTGCACTCATGAAGGGAGGCGTTTGCAGACTACGCCGAATTCTGCTTCCAGACATTCGGAGACAGGGTGAAGAACTGGTTTACCTTCAACGAGCCGAGGTGTGTCGCTGCCCTGGGCTACGACAATGGCTTGCACGCACCAGGAAGGTGTTCCGAGTGTGCTGCCGGAGGCAACTCCACGACAGAGCCGTACCTAGTTGCGTACCATCTCATCCTTTCTCATGCAGCTGCGGTGAAGCGATATCGCGATAAATATCAGGTGAAAATGGCAAATCAGTTCAATTATTAGAAGCGTGCACTGCACGCTGCGATTTTGGTTCAGTTAAAATTTCAGTGGTTCATCAATTGGACAGCTACACCAAAAGGGGAGGATTGGAATTCTCTTGGATTTTGTGTGGTACGAACCTTTCAGCAACAGCAGTGCAGATGGAGCTGCAGCACAGCGAGCCAGGGACTTCCACCTCGGCTGGTAAAAACCTGAAAAGTACTCCATTCTGCATCAAACATCACTGCTCACCTTAGAAGTTCATTGTATCAGCGACATTGTTACAGTGTTGGCAGCTAGCCACAAAATGTTGCTATATTCTTTTGGAGGGAAGCAAACTAACACAACTCATTTCAAGGAGAAAACTGATTAAATCTTCTTACAGGTTCCTTGACCCCATTATAAATGGACGGTACCCGTACTCGATGCAAGAGATTGTCAAGGATAGGCTGCCATTGTTCAGCGATGAAGAGTCCAGGATGGTGAAAGGCTCCATAGACTACGTTGGCATCAACCACTACACTTCTTACTACATGAAGGACCCTGGGACATGGAACCTGATGCCAGTCAGCTACCAGGATGATTGGCATGTTGGTTTTGTCTGTAAGTTCTGACTCCACAACACCAAATTCTTGAATTCTGGAACGTATATCACTTTCCACAGTTTCTTGTGCTGCTGTCAACTGTGACTAGATGCTCATTCACTAATATGCTTCTCAAATGTTTCTGTAGATGAAAGAAACGGTGTTCCTATTGGCATTCATGTACGTGTACTGCTAGATGCCTACAAATATCAAAGGCAGGGAAAACTGAAAGTTGGTTTTGCCTCTGATTATGTAACTGCGAATTCTTTGATTGTGCAGGCAAACTCCTACTGGTTGTACATTGTACCGTGGGGAATCAACAAGGCTGTCAACTATGTCAAGAAAACCTATGAAAATCCTACAATGATCCTTGCTGAAAATGGTACTCATGAATAAGAAATATTAAGTTCCAAAGAAGAATGATCTCTGGCTTGGTTTTAACCAGTGTTATGCTCTTGCAGGAATGGACCAACCAGGTAACGCCAGTATTACTCAGGGTGTGCATGACACGATAAGAATCCGTTATTACAGAGACTACATAACGGAGCTCAAGAAGGCGATAGATGATGGGGCCAGAGTCATTGGGTACTTTGCATGGTCACTGCTTGACAACTTCGAGTGGAGGCTTGGATACACTTCCCGGTTCGGCCTGGTCTATGTGGACTACAAGACACTGAAAAGGTACCCCAAGGATTCAGCTTTCTGGTTCAAGCACATGCTCTCCAAGAAGAGGAGCTAGGATTGCAGACAAGAGGGCCAATGGATTCAGGTGTGACACAACAGTTCACTCTGCACATCTAACTCTTGGGTGTCAGATTTAGCTTTAAAAAACCGTGAAAATAACTGTATTTCAAGCTCGACACATCTGGCTTTGTTAATTGTGGCAATACTAAGGTAGTAAAGTGGTATCTTCAAAAGACCTTGAGTTTCAtgctaaaaaaaaaagaccttGAGCTTCAATAACAGAACTAGTAGAAGCACAATTACTGGGTGACAGGCAGATGACACAAAATACAACATCATCTCCGCTCAAAAAATTCAACAACATCAATACCATACTAACACAAAAGGGCCAAATTACAATTCCATTGCATCCAAGAGGCTGAAACATGAACACTTACTATTCAATTATCCAAAAAATTATATTCGATTATATGATATATCAGCTCAGCATAAATGAACAAAGAAGTATGATAGATGCATCACTGTAATTTCTGTACTAAACTTATACTTCAGATTCTATATCTATTTATCTCTCCGATATCTTGTCCAAGAGCTTATCTTCATAGTGCTAACGTGACAACTTCCATAGGAAGGCAAAACTGGGACATTAAGATGACAGGTTGCAGAAATTACTAAATACTCTTCAGAAGATAACTTGACCTCTCCAATAGCCTACAGTAAACATCCCCATTGCAATAAACACAACTTAGATAACTTCACCGGGTCAGCCTGCGACCTGAAATTTCATTCAAAAAGTTATTATACACGATAAATTATGTGGGTTAATAACTATAAAATACATATTCtgcaaaatttaaaaaactCAGGATGTGGTTGGAACTGCTATTCGAGCTTGCAACAGTACACTATGCTGCGACAACCACATCACTTTTATAAATTATACATTTCATTGGTTTCACCTTCCTGGATGTGCATTGGCCTTCAGGTGTTCAACTTTCCGATGTGGTACAGAGCTGATAATTTAAGTATTCAAGAAATAAGAGCTGATAATTCAATCTATAGAACCTTCAGAACTATAAAGTCAAGTAAGATCTTTGTAAAGCAGGATAAGCACAAATCATTTTCAGCAGTTCATCTTAACTTTTCAAATGTTTATTCCATATTGGGTCACTACAAAATGCTAATTGCTAACTCTTTCAATCCGAACTTTGCACACTGACACAAGACCTTATAGACCCAGTATCTGAATCTCACAATTCAAAAGCTCTTATCTCACAACTAGTCTCCTACAAGCATTTTTACAAACTCCACAGTTAACCAAAATGCAAAGATATTCAGGGTTTCAACTTTTCTACCAGACCACAATATCTCTGAAATTTGCAGtaaaatttctagaaatattaaAGTCAAGAATGATCAGTGTACACTTGAATCAGTTATGTCATCCTATGCTGCGCCACTTCATACTAGTGAAGTATAGTATTCCAAGAAGTGAATAGCTAACTGATCACTGTCTCCACTCAAAATTTGCACAATAACCCAGGTCCATACAGATCCAATtcaaaatttctaaaacaaactaGCAATCTTCACTCAACACAACACATATGAATTTAAAATCCAATTCCAACTACCATCCTAATTTAAGTACTCTTGCACGAATCTTATCTTACCATATAAACATATGGATCCAAGGGGCCGCCAGTGCCTGCTCGCCGCAAGCCCCCCTTCTGCTTCAGCAGCCTGCAAATTTCGCACGAACAGAAGCAAGCAGATACACATGTTCAGGCAGCAATCAGGCAACCATTTCAAAACCGCTTAAAATGGGTGTTGGAGGCAAAGTCCTGCTCACCAGCGTATCGCTTTGCTTGTCCCGGAG
This portion of the Panicum virgatum strain AP13 chromosome 2N, P.virgatum_v5, whole genome shotgun sequence genome encodes:
- the LOC120662051 gene encoding beta-glucosidase 26-like isoform X2 produces the protein MQTAMKKLTAPVVVLAAAAAAAAHVLLLTLPAAQCYWLNPEIYDAGGLSRRAFPEGFVFGTAASAYQVEGMAKQGGRGASIWDAFIEVPGTIPNNATADVTVDEYHRYKEDVNIMKNMGFDAYRFSISWSRIFPNGTGKVNREGVNYYNRLIDYMIQQGITPYANLYHYDLPLALHEQYLGWLSPKIVEAFADYAEFCFQTFGDRVKNWFTFNEPRCVAALGYDNGLHAPGRCSECAAGGNSTTEPYLVAYHLILSHAAAVKRYRDKYQLHQKGRIGILLDFVWYEPFSNSSADGAAAQRARDFHLGWFLDPIINGRYPYSMQEIVKDRLPLFSDEESRMVKGSIDYVGINHYTSYYMKDPGTWNLMPVSYQDDWHVGFVYERNGVPIGIHANSYWLYIVPWGINKAVNYVKKTYENPTMILAENGMDQPGNASITQGVHDTIRIRYYRDYITELKKAIDDGARVIGYFAWSLLDNFEWRLGYTSRFGLVYVDYKTLKRYPKDSAFWFKHMLSKKRS
- the LOC120662051 gene encoding beta-glucosidase 26-like isoform X1; translation: MQTAMKKLTAPVVVLAAAAAAAAHVLLLTLPAAQCYWLNPEIYDAGGLSRRAFPEGFVFGTAASAYQVEGMAKQGGRGASIWDAFIEVPGTIPNNATADVTVDEYHRYKEDVNIMKNMGFDAYRFSISWSRIFPNGTGKVNREGVNYYNRLIDYMIQQGITPYANLYHYDLPLALHEQYLGWLSPKIVEAFADYAEFCFQTFGDRVKNWFTFNEPRCVAALGYDNGLHAPGRCSECAAGGNSTTEPYLVAYHLILSHAAAVKRYRDKYQLHQKGRIGILLDFVWYEPFSNSSADGAAAQRARDFHLGWFLDPIINGRYPYSMQEIVKDRLPLFSDEESRMVKGSIDYVGINHYTSYYMKDPGTWNLMPVSYQDDWHVGFVYERNGVPIGIHVRVLLDAYKYQRQGKLKVGFASDYVTANSLIVQANSYWLYIVPWGINKAVNYVKKTYENPTMILAENGMDQPGNASITQGVHDTIRIRYYRDYITELKKAIDDGARVIGYFAWSLLDNFEWRLGYTSRFGLVYVDYKTLKRYPKDSAFWFKHMLSKKRS